A part of Macaca mulatta isolate MMU2019108-1 chromosome 12, T2T-MMU8v2.0, whole genome shotgun sequence genomic DNA contains:
- the DUSP28 gene encoding dual specificity phosphatase 28 — protein MEQGDAGRRVTALPVPPPFVRVAPSLFLGSARAAGAEEQLARAGVTLCVNVSRQQPGPRAPGVAELRVPVFDDPAEDLLAHLEPTCAAMEAAVRGGGACLVYCKNGRSRSAAVCTAYLMRHRGLSLAQAFQMVKSARPVAEPNLGFWSQLQKYEEALQAQSCLQGEPPALGLGPEA, from the exons ATGGAGCAGGGAGACGCGGGGCGTCGCGTGACCGCCTTGCCAGTGCCGCCGCCGTTCGTGCGCGTGGCACCCTCGCTCTTCCTCGGGAGCGCGCGCGCCGCGGGCGCGGAGGAGCAGCTGGCGCGCGCGGGAGTCACGCTGTGCGTCAACGTCTCCCGCCAGCAGCCCGGCCCGCGCGCGCCCGGCGTGGCAGAGCTGCGCGTGCCCGTGTTCGACGACCCGGCAGAGGACCTGCTGGCGCACCTAGAGCCCACGTGCGCCGCCATGGAGGCCGCGGTGCGCGGCGGCGGCGCCTGCCTAGTGTACTGCAAAAACGGCCGCAGCCGCTCGGCTGCCGTCTGCACCGCCTACCTTATGAGGCATCGAGGCCTCAGCCTGGCGCAGGCTTTCCAG ATGGTGAAGAGCGCTCGCCCGGTAGCGGAACCCAACCTGGGCTTCTGGTCTCAGCTCCAGAAGTATGAGGAGGCCCTCCAGGCACAGTCCTGCCTGCAGGGAGAGCCCCCAGCCTTAGGGTTGGGCCCGGAGGCTTGA
- the RNPEPL1 gene encoding aminopeptidase RNPEPL1 isoform X2, whose amino-acid sequence MAAQCCCRQAPGAETAPVRPPPEPPPALDVASASSAQLFRLRHLQLGLELRPEARELAGCLVLELCALRPAPRALVLDAHPALRLHSAAFRRAPAAAETPCAFAFPAPGPGPAPPPPLPAFPEAPGAEPACCPLAFRVDPFTDYGSSLTVTLPPELQAHQPFQVILRYTSTDAPAIWWLDPELTYGCAKPFVFTQGHSVCNRSFFPCFDTPAVKCTYSAVVKAPSGVQVLMSATQSAYMEEEGVFHFHMEHPVPAYLVALVAGDLKPADIGPRSRVWAEPCLLPTATSKLSGAVEQWLSAAERLYGPYMWGRYDIVFLPPSFPIVAMENPCLTFIISSILESDEFLVIDVIHEVAHSWFGNAVTNATWEEMWLSEGLATYAQRRITTETYGAAFTCLETAFRLDALHRQMKLLGEDSPVSKLQVKLEPGVNPSHLMNLFTYEKGYCFVYYLSQLCGDPQRFDDFLRAYVEKYKFTSVVAQDLLDSFLSFFPELKEQSVDCRAGPPLAEPDLSQGSSLTRPVEALFQLWTAEPLDQAAASASAIDISKWRTFQTALFLDRLLDGSPLPQEVVMSLSKCYSSLLDSMNAEIRIRWLQIVVRNDYYPDLHRVRRFLESQMSRMYTIPLYEDLCTGALKSFALEVFYQTQGRLHPNLRRAIQQILSQGLGSSTEPAPEPSTELGRAEADTDSDAQALLLGDEAPSSAISLRDVNVSA is encoded by the exons ATGGCCGCGCAGTGCTGCTGCCGCCAGGCGCCCGGCGCCGAGACCGCGCCCGTCCGCCCGCCGCCCGAGCCTCCGCCCGCCCTGGACGTGGCCTCGGCCTCCAGCGCGCAGCTCTTCCGCCTCCGCCACCTGCAGCTGGGCCTGGAGCTGCGGCCCGAAGCGCGCGAGCTGGCCGGCTGCCTGGTGCTCGAGCTGTGCGCGCTGCGGCCCGCGCCCCGCGCGCTCGTGCTCGACGCGCACCCGGCCCTGCGCCTGCATTCGGCCGCCTTCCGTcgcgcccccgccgccgccgagACGCCCTGCGCCTTCGCCTTCCCCGCCCCCGGGCCGGGTCCCGCGCCGCCGCCCCCGCTGCCCGCCTTCCCCGAGGCGCCCGGCGCCGAGCCCGCCTGCTGCCCGCTGGCCTTCAGGGTGGACCCGTTCACCGACTACGGCTCCTCGCTCACCGTCACGCTGCCGCCCGAGCTGCAGGCGCACCAGCCCTTCCAGGTTATCCTGCGCTACACCTCGACCGACGCCCCCGCC ATCTGGTGGCTGGACCCAGAGCTGACCTATGGCTGCGCCAAGCCCTTCGTCTTCACCCAGGGCCACTCCGTGTGCAACCGCTCCTTCTTCCCGTGCTTTGACACGCCTGCCGTGAAGTGCACCTACTCTGCCGTCGTCAAG GCGCCATCGGGGGTGCAGGTGCTGATGAGTGCCACCCAGAGTGCGTACATGGAGGAAGAAGGCGTCTTCCACTTCCACATGGAACATCCCGTGCCTGCCTACCTCGTGGCCCTGGTGGCCGGAGACCTCAAGCCAGCAGACATCGGGCCCAG AAGCCGCGTGTGGGCCGAGCCGTGCCTCCTACCCACGGCCACCAGCAAGTTGTCGGGCGCAGTGGAGCAGTGGCTGAGTGCAGCTGAGCGGCTGTATGGGCCGTACATGTGGGGCAG GTACGACATTGTCTTCCTGCCCCCCTCCTTCCCCATCGTGGCCATGGAGAACCCCTGCCTCACCTTCATCATCTCCTCCATCCTGGAGAGCGATGAGTTCCTGGTCATCGATGTCATCCATGAGGTGGCCCACAGCTGGTTCGGCAATGCTGTCACCAACGCCACGTGGGAAGAGATGTGGCTGAGCGAGGGCCTGGCCACCTATGCCCAGCGCCGCATCACCACTGAGACCTACG GTGCTGCCTTCACCTGCCTGGAGACTGCCTTCCGCCTGGATGCCCTGCACCGGCAGATGAAGCTTCTGGGAGAGGACAGCCCGGTCAGCAAACTGCAGGTCAAGCTGGAGCCAG GAGTGAATCCCAGCCACCTGATGAACCTGTTCACCTACGAGAAGGGCTACTGCTTCGTGTACTACCTGTCCCAGCTCTGCGGAGACCCACAGCGCTTTGATGACTTTCTCCGA GCCTACGTGGAGAAGTACAAGTTCACCAGTGTGGTGGCCCAGGACCTGCTGGACTCCTTCCTGAGCTTCTTCCCGGAGCTGAAGGAGCAGAGCGTGGACTGCCGGGCAG GCCCGCCGCTGGCTGAGCCAGACCTGTCTCAGGGATCCAGCCTGACCCGCCCCGTGGAGGCCCTTTTCCAGCTGTGGACCGCAGAACCCCTGGACCAGGCAGCTGCCTCAGCCAGTGCCATTGACATCTCCAAGTGGAGGACCTTCCAGACAGCACTCTTCCTGGACCGGCTCCTGGATGGGTCCCCGCTGCCACAGG AGGTGGTGATGAGCCTGTCCAAGTGCTACTCCTCCCTGCTGGACTCGATGAACGCTGAGATCCGCATCCGCTGGCTACAGATCGTGGTCCGCAACGACTACTATCCTGACCTCCACAGGGTGCGGCGCTTCCTGGAGAGCCAG ATGTCACGCATGTACACCATCCCGCTGTACGAGGACCTCTGCACCGGTGCCCTCAAGTCCTTCGCGCTGGAGGTCTTCTACCAGACGCAGGGCCGGCTGCACCCCAACCTGCGCAGAGCCATCCAGCAGATCCTGTCCCAGGGCCTGGGCTCTAGCACAGAGCCTGCCCCAGAGCCCAGCACGGAGCTGGGCAGGGCTGAAGCAGACACAGACTCAGACGCACAGGCCCTGCTGCTTGGGGATGAGGCCCCCAGCAGTGCCATCTCTCTCAGGGACGTCAATGTGTCTGCCTAG
- the RNPEPL1 gene encoding aminopeptidase RNPEPL1 isoform X1: MAAQCCCRQAPGAETAPVRPPPEPPPALDVASASSAQLFRLRHLQLGLELRPEARELAGCLVLELCALRPAPRALVLDAHPALRLHSAAFRRAPAAAETPCAFAFPAPGPGPAPPPPLPAFPEAPGAEPACCPLAFRVDPFTDYGSSLTVTLPPELQAHQPFQVILRYTSTDAPAIWWLDPELTYGCAKPFVFTQGHSVCNRSFFPCFDTPAVKCTYSAVVKAPSGVQVLMSATQSAYMEEEGVFHFHMEHPVPAYLVALVAGDLKPADIGPRSRVWAEPCLLPTATSKLSGAVEQWLSAAERLYGPYMWGRYDIVFLPPSFPIVAMENPCLTFIISSILESDEFLVIDVIHEVAHSWFGNAVTNATWEEMWLSEGLATYAQRRITTETYGAAFTCLETAFRLDALHRQMKLLGEDSPVSKLQVKLEPGVNPSHLMNLFTYEKGYCFVYYLSQLCGDPQRFDDFLRAYVEKYKFTSVVAQDLLDSFLSFFPELKEQSVDCRAGLEFERWLNATGPPLAEPDLSQGSSLTRPVEALFQLWTAEPLDQAAASASAIDISKWRTFQTALFLDRLLDGSPLPQEVVMSLSKCYSSLLDSMNAEIRIRWLQIVVRNDYYPDLHRVRRFLESQMSRMYTIPLYEDLCTGALKSFALEVFYQTQGRLHPNLRRAIQQILSQGLGSSTEPAPEPSTELGRAEADTDSDAQALLLGDEAPSSAISLRDVNVSA; encoded by the exons ATGGCCGCGCAGTGCTGCTGCCGCCAGGCGCCCGGCGCCGAGACCGCGCCCGTCCGCCCGCCGCCCGAGCCTCCGCCCGCCCTGGACGTGGCCTCGGCCTCCAGCGCGCAGCTCTTCCGCCTCCGCCACCTGCAGCTGGGCCTGGAGCTGCGGCCCGAAGCGCGCGAGCTGGCCGGCTGCCTGGTGCTCGAGCTGTGCGCGCTGCGGCCCGCGCCCCGCGCGCTCGTGCTCGACGCGCACCCGGCCCTGCGCCTGCATTCGGCCGCCTTCCGTcgcgcccccgccgccgccgagACGCCCTGCGCCTTCGCCTTCCCCGCCCCCGGGCCGGGTCCCGCGCCGCCGCCCCCGCTGCCCGCCTTCCCCGAGGCGCCCGGCGCCGAGCCCGCCTGCTGCCCGCTGGCCTTCAGGGTGGACCCGTTCACCGACTACGGCTCCTCGCTCACCGTCACGCTGCCGCCCGAGCTGCAGGCGCACCAGCCCTTCCAGGTTATCCTGCGCTACACCTCGACCGACGCCCCCGCC ATCTGGTGGCTGGACCCAGAGCTGACCTATGGCTGCGCCAAGCCCTTCGTCTTCACCCAGGGCCACTCCGTGTGCAACCGCTCCTTCTTCCCGTGCTTTGACACGCCTGCCGTGAAGTGCACCTACTCTGCCGTCGTCAAG GCGCCATCGGGGGTGCAGGTGCTGATGAGTGCCACCCAGAGTGCGTACATGGAGGAAGAAGGCGTCTTCCACTTCCACATGGAACATCCCGTGCCTGCCTACCTCGTGGCCCTGGTGGCCGGAGACCTCAAGCCAGCAGACATCGGGCCCAG AAGCCGCGTGTGGGCCGAGCCGTGCCTCCTACCCACGGCCACCAGCAAGTTGTCGGGCGCAGTGGAGCAGTGGCTGAGTGCAGCTGAGCGGCTGTATGGGCCGTACATGTGGGGCAG GTACGACATTGTCTTCCTGCCCCCCTCCTTCCCCATCGTGGCCATGGAGAACCCCTGCCTCACCTTCATCATCTCCTCCATCCTGGAGAGCGATGAGTTCCTGGTCATCGATGTCATCCATGAGGTGGCCCACAGCTGGTTCGGCAATGCTGTCACCAACGCCACGTGGGAAGAGATGTGGCTGAGCGAGGGCCTGGCCACCTATGCCCAGCGCCGCATCACCACTGAGACCTACG GTGCTGCCTTCACCTGCCTGGAGACTGCCTTCCGCCTGGATGCCCTGCACCGGCAGATGAAGCTTCTGGGAGAGGACAGCCCGGTCAGCAAACTGCAGGTCAAGCTGGAGCCAG GAGTGAATCCCAGCCACCTGATGAACCTGTTCACCTACGAGAAGGGCTACTGCTTCGTGTACTACCTGTCCCAGCTCTGCGGAGACCCACAGCGCTTTGATGACTTTCTCCGA GCCTACGTGGAGAAGTACAAGTTCACCAGTGTGGTGGCCCAGGACCTGCTGGACTCCTTCCTGAGCTTCTTCCCGGAGCTGAAGGAGCAGAGCGTGGACTGCCGGGCAG GGCTGGAATTCGAGCGCTGGCTCAATGCCACAGGCCCGCCGCTGGCTGAGCCAGACCTGTCTCAGGGATCCAGCCTGACCCGCCCCGTGGAGGCCCTTTTCCAGCTGTGGACCGCAGAACCCCTGGACCAGGCAGCTGCCTCAGCCAGTGCCATTGACATCTCCAAGTGGAGGACCTTCCAGACAGCACTCTTCCTGGACCGGCTCCTGGATGGGTCCCCGCTGCCACAGG AGGTGGTGATGAGCCTGTCCAAGTGCTACTCCTCCCTGCTGGACTCGATGAACGCTGAGATCCGCATCCGCTGGCTACAGATCGTGGTCCGCAACGACTACTATCCTGACCTCCACAGGGTGCGGCGCTTCCTGGAGAGCCAG ATGTCACGCATGTACACCATCCCGCTGTACGAGGACCTCTGCACCGGTGCCCTCAAGTCCTTCGCGCTGGAGGTCTTCTACCAGACGCAGGGCCGGCTGCACCCCAACCTGCGCAGAGCCATCCAGCAGATCCTGTCCCAGGGCCTGGGCTCTAGCACAGAGCCTGCCCCAGAGCCCAGCACGGAGCTGGGCAGGGCTGAAGCAGACACAGACTCAGACGCACAGGCCCTGCTGCTTGGGGATGAGGCCCCCAGCAGTGCCATCTCTCTCAGGGACGTCAATGTGTCTGCCTAG
- the RNPEPL1 gene encoding aminopeptidase RNPEPL1 isoform X3 gives MAAQCCCRQAPGAETAPVRPPPEPPPALDVASASSAQLFRLRHLQLGLELRPEARELAGCLVLELCALRPAPRALVLDAHPALRLHSAAFRRAPAAAETPCAFAFPAPGPGPAPPPPLPAFPEAPGAEPACCPLAFRVDPFTDYGSSLTVTLPPELQAHQPFQIWWLDPELTYGCAKPFVFTQGHSVCNRSFFPCFDTPAVKCTYSAVVKAPSGVQVLMSATQSAYMEEEGVFHFHMEHPVPAYLVALVAGDLKPADIGPRSRVWAEPCLLPTATSKLSGAVEQWLSAAERLYGPYMWGRYDIVFLPPSFPIVAMENPCLTFIISSILESDEFLVIDVIHEVAHSWFGNAVTNATWEEMWLSEGLATYAQRRITTETYGAAFTCLETAFRLDALHRQMKLLGEDSPVSKLQVKLEPGVNPSHLMNLFTYEKGYCFVYYLSQLCGDPQRFDDFLRAYVEKYKFTSVVAQDLLDSFLSFFPELKEQSVDCRAGLEFERWLNATGPPLAEPDLSQGSSLTRPVEALFQLWTAEPLDQAAASASAIDISKWRTFQTALFLDRLLDGSPLPQEVVMSLSKCYSSLLDSMNAEIRIRWLQIVVRNDYYPDLHRVRRFLESQMSRMYTIPLYEDLCTGALKSFALEVFYQTQGRLHPNLRRAIQQILSQGLGSSTEPAPEPSTELGRAEADTDSDAQALLLGDEAPSSAISLRDVNVSA, from the exons ATGGCCGCGCAGTGCTGCTGCCGCCAGGCGCCCGGCGCCGAGACCGCGCCCGTCCGCCCGCCGCCCGAGCCTCCGCCCGCCCTGGACGTGGCCTCGGCCTCCAGCGCGCAGCTCTTCCGCCTCCGCCACCTGCAGCTGGGCCTGGAGCTGCGGCCCGAAGCGCGCGAGCTGGCCGGCTGCCTGGTGCTCGAGCTGTGCGCGCTGCGGCCCGCGCCCCGCGCGCTCGTGCTCGACGCGCACCCGGCCCTGCGCCTGCATTCGGCCGCCTTCCGTcgcgcccccgccgccgccgagACGCCCTGCGCCTTCGCCTTCCCCGCCCCCGGGCCGGGTCCCGCGCCGCCGCCCCCGCTGCCCGCCTTCCCCGAGGCGCCCGGCGCCGAGCCCGCCTGCTGCCCGCTGGCCTTCAGGGTGGACCCGTTCACCGACTACGGCTCCTCGCTCACCGTCACGCTGCCGCCCGAGCTGCAGGCGCACCAGCCCTTCCAG ATCTGGTGGCTGGACCCAGAGCTGACCTATGGCTGCGCCAAGCCCTTCGTCTTCACCCAGGGCCACTCCGTGTGCAACCGCTCCTTCTTCCCGTGCTTTGACACGCCTGCCGTGAAGTGCACCTACTCTGCCGTCGTCAAG GCGCCATCGGGGGTGCAGGTGCTGATGAGTGCCACCCAGAGTGCGTACATGGAGGAAGAAGGCGTCTTCCACTTCCACATGGAACATCCCGTGCCTGCCTACCTCGTGGCCCTGGTGGCCGGAGACCTCAAGCCAGCAGACATCGGGCCCAG AAGCCGCGTGTGGGCCGAGCCGTGCCTCCTACCCACGGCCACCAGCAAGTTGTCGGGCGCAGTGGAGCAGTGGCTGAGTGCAGCTGAGCGGCTGTATGGGCCGTACATGTGGGGCAG GTACGACATTGTCTTCCTGCCCCCCTCCTTCCCCATCGTGGCCATGGAGAACCCCTGCCTCACCTTCATCATCTCCTCCATCCTGGAGAGCGATGAGTTCCTGGTCATCGATGTCATCCATGAGGTGGCCCACAGCTGGTTCGGCAATGCTGTCACCAACGCCACGTGGGAAGAGATGTGGCTGAGCGAGGGCCTGGCCACCTATGCCCAGCGCCGCATCACCACTGAGACCTACG GTGCTGCCTTCACCTGCCTGGAGACTGCCTTCCGCCTGGATGCCCTGCACCGGCAGATGAAGCTTCTGGGAGAGGACAGCCCGGTCAGCAAACTGCAGGTCAAGCTGGAGCCAG GAGTGAATCCCAGCCACCTGATGAACCTGTTCACCTACGAGAAGGGCTACTGCTTCGTGTACTACCTGTCCCAGCTCTGCGGAGACCCACAGCGCTTTGATGACTTTCTCCGA GCCTACGTGGAGAAGTACAAGTTCACCAGTGTGGTGGCCCAGGACCTGCTGGACTCCTTCCTGAGCTTCTTCCCGGAGCTGAAGGAGCAGAGCGTGGACTGCCGGGCAG GGCTGGAATTCGAGCGCTGGCTCAATGCCACAGGCCCGCCGCTGGCTGAGCCAGACCTGTCTCAGGGATCCAGCCTGACCCGCCCCGTGGAGGCCCTTTTCCAGCTGTGGACCGCAGAACCCCTGGACCAGGCAGCTGCCTCAGCCAGTGCCATTGACATCTCCAAGTGGAGGACCTTCCAGACAGCACTCTTCCTGGACCGGCTCCTGGATGGGTCCCCGCTGCCACAGG AGGTGGTGATGAGCCTGTCCAAGTGCTACTCCTCCCTGCTGGACTCGATGAACGCTGAGATCCGCATCCGCTGGCTACAGATCGTGGTCCGCAACGACTACTATCCTGACCTCCACAGGGTGCGGCGCTTCCTGGAGAGCCAG ATGTCACGCATGTACACCATCCCGCTGTACGAGGACCTCTGCACCGGTGCCCTCAAGTCCTTCGCGCTGGAGGTCTTCTACCAGACGCAGGGCCGGCTGCACCCCAACCTGCGCAGAGCCATCCAGCAGATCCTGTCCCAGGGCCTGGGCTCTAGCACAGAGCCTGCCCCAGAGCCCAGCACGGAGCTGGGCAGGGCTGAAGCAGACACAGACTCAGACGCACAGGCCCTGCTGCTTGGGGATGAGGCCCCCAGCAGTGCCATCTCTCTCAGGGACGTCAATGTGTCTGCCTAG
- the RNPEPL1 gene encoding aminopeptidase RNPEPL1 isoform X4, which produces MAAQCCCRQAPGAETAPVRPPPEPPPALDVASASSAQLFRLRHLQLGLELRPEARELAGCLVLELCALRPAPRALVLDAHPALRLHSAAFRRAPAAAETPCAFAFPAPGPGPAPPPPLPAFPEAPGAEPACCPLAFRVDPFTDYGSSLTVTLPPELQAHQPFQIWWLDPELTYGCAKPFVFTQGHSVCNRSFFPCFDTPAVKCTYSAVVKAPSGVQVLMSATQSAYMEEEGVFHFHMEHPVPAYLVALVAGDLKPADIGPRSRVWAEPCLLPTATSKLSGAVEQWLSAAERLYGPYMWGRYDIVFLPPSFPIVAMENPCLTFIISSILESDEFLVIDVIHEVAHSWFGNAVTNATWEEMWLSEGLATYAQRRITTETYGAAFTCLETAFRLDALHRQMKLLGEDSPVSKLQVKLEPGVNPSHLMNLFTYEKGYCFVYYLSQLCGDPQRFDDFLRAYVEKYKFTSVVAQDLLDSFLSFFPELKEQSVDCRAGPPLAEPDLSQGSSLTRPVEALFQLWTAEPLDQAAASASAIDISKWRTFQTALFLDRLLDGSPLPQEVVMSLSKCYSSLLDSMNAEIRIRWLQIVVRNDYYPDLHRVRRFLESQMSRMYTIPLYEDLCTGALKSFALEVFYQTQGRLHPNLRRAIQQILSQGLGSSTEPAPEPSTELGRAEADTDSDAQALLLGDEAPSSAISLRDVNVSA; this is translated from the exons ATGGCCGCGCAGTGCTGCTGCCGCCAGGCGCCCGGCGCCGAGACCGCGCCCGTCCGCCCGCCGCCCGAGCCTCCGCCCGCCCTGGACGTGGCCTCGGCCTCCAGCGCGCAGCTCTTCCGCCTCCGCCACCTGCAGCTGGGCCTGGAGCTGCGGCCCGAAGCGCGCGAGCTGGCCGGCTGCCTGGTGCTCGAGCTGTGCGCGCTGCGGCCCGCGCCCCGCGCGCTCGTGCTCGACGCGCACCCGGCCCTGCGCCTGCATTCGGCCGCCTTCCGTcgcgcccccgccgccgccgagACGCCCTGCGCCTTCGCCTTCCCCGCCCCCGGGCCGGGTCCCGCGCCGCCGCCCCCGCTGCCCGCCTTCCCCGAGGCGCCCGGCGCCGAGCCCGCCTGCTGCCCGCTGGCCTTCAGGGTGGACCCGTTCACCGACTACGGCTCCTCGCTCACCGTCACGCTGCCGCCCGAGCTGCAGGCGCACCAGCCCTTCCAG ATCTGGTGGCTGGACCCAGAGCTGACCTATGGCTGCGCCAAGCCCTTCGTCTTCACCCAGGGCCACTCCGTGTGCAACCGCTCCTTCTTCCCGTGCTTTGACACGCCTGCCGTGAAGTGCACCTACTCTGCCGTCGTCAAG GCGCCATCGGGGGTGCAGGTGCTGATGAGTGCCACCCAGAGTGCGTACATGGAGGAAGAAGGCGTCTTCCACTTCCACATGGAACATCCCGTGCCTGCCTACCTCGTGGCCCTGGTGGCCGGAGACCTCAAGCCAGCAGACATCGGGCCCAG AAGCCGCGTGTGGGCCGAGCCGTGCCTCCTACCCACGGCCACCAGCAAGTTGTCGGGCGCAGTGGAGCAGTGGCTGAGTGCAGCTGAGCGGCTGTATGGGCCGTACATGTGGGGCAG GTACGACATTGTCTTCCTGCCCCCCTCCTTCCCCATCGTGGCCATGGAGAACCCCTGCCTCACCTTCATCATCTCCTCCATCCTGGAGAGCGATGAGTTCCTGGTCATCGATGTCATCCATGAGGTGGCCCACAGCTGGTTCGGCAATGCTGTCACCAACGCCACGTGGGAAGAGATGTGGCTGAGCGAGGGCCTGGCCACCTATGCCCAGCGCCGCATCACCACTGAGACCTACG GTGCTGCCTTCACCTGCCTGGAGACTGCCTTCCGCCTGGATGCCCTGCACCGGCAGATGAAGCTTCTGGGAGAGGACAGCCCGGTCAGCAAACTGCAGGTCAAGCTGGAGCCAG GAGTGAATCCCAGCCACCTGATGAACCTGTTCACCTACGAGAAGGGCTACTGCTTCGTGTACTACCTGTCCCAGCTCTGCGGAGACCCACAGCGCTTTGATGACTTTCTCCGA GCCTACGTGGAGAAGTACAAGTTCACCAGTGTGGTGGCCCAGGACCTGCTGGACTCCTTCCTGAGCTTCTTCCCGGAGCTGAAGGAGCAGAGCGTGGACTGCCGGGCAG GCCCGCCGCTGGCTGAGCCAGACCTGTCTCAGGGATCCAGCCTGACCCGCCCCGTGGAGGCCCTTTTCCAGCTGTGGACCGCAGAACCCCTGGACCAGGCAGCTGCCTCAGCCAGTGCCATTGACATCTCCAAGTGGAGGACCTTCCAGACAGCACTCTTCCTGGACCGGCTCCTGGATGGGTCCCCGCTGCCACAGG AGGTGGTGATGAGCCTGTCCAAGTGCTACTCCTCCCTGCTGGACTCGATGAACGCTGAGATCCGCATCCGCTGGCTACAGATCGTGGTCCGCAACGACTACTATCCTGACCTCCACAGGGTGCGGCGCTTCCTGGAGAGCCAG ATGTCACGCATGTACACCATCCCGCTGTACGAGGACCTCTGCACCGGTGCCCTCAAGTCCTTCGCGCTGGAGGTCTTCTACCAGACGCAGGGCCGGCTGCACCCCAACCTGCGCAGAGCCATCCAGCAGATCCTGTCCCAGGGCCTGGGCTCTAGCACAGAGCCTGCCCCAGAGCCCAGCACGGAGCTGGGCAGGGCTGAAGCAGACACAGACTCAGACGCACAGGCCCTGCTGCTTGGGGATGAGGCCCCCAGCAGTGCCATCTCTCTCAGGGACGTCAATGTGTCTGCCTAG